tttaaatccgtcgagtagtttttgtttctataacgaacatacagacagacagacaaaaattttactgattgcatttttggtatcagtatcgatcactaatcaccccctgatagttattttaaaaaatatattttttttgaattagaattaggtcagaattgacctctctacagatttattatatgtatggatagatattatttaaataatagcccttgactacaatcgcaccgtgataatgcaatctaagatagaagcgggctaaccttttaggaggaggatgaaaatccacatccctttcggtttctacccaacatcgtaccggaacgctaaatcgcttggtagtacGTTTTTGCCGTTAGGGCGGTAATTAGCCACGggcgaatcctcccaccagccggacctggaccaattaacaaaacctcagtcggaccagccggggatcgaacccaggactcaaCCAAACAACCAATCAGGACCGAAGTCCTCGAGCAAAATGCTCgctacttcgccgctttggtacaccggcgtaggtgtaccaaagcggcgaagtaacatttgaagctgtattatttttttctgataagCAACAAGATGGTCTAAGGCAACAAGCTATCAAACAAGAAAGCGAACAACAAACTAATCTTAAGTACTGTGTCATAGGTACtcataaatctttaaaaaatatcgtttaaCTCAGGCTTCTAGCTCGATCTTGGCTTTTCCATTTCAGGCAGATTCAAGCAAGCAAACTatcaaacaaacttcagctttataatattattatagatttactGCTTTCGGATTCTcaacaatattatttagatttttaatcgacttcaaaaagggtgaaaccgcggagtttGGTAGTAATCACTAAAGACCAAAGAAAGTCgagttagttactccacttataacttaAGAACGGCTGaaacgatttagctgaaaattggcagggaggtagtttagagccaggagaaggacataggatattttttttttgtaggggtaaggtaggtttacatcgagtttcacgcggacgaagtcgcgggcgtccgctagtatgtatatatatatgtcagTGGGTACCTAACTAAACAACAATTTGGAATGATAAGTTTATACtataggtagataggttacatggctacaaaatcaccgcaaaaagtggtttgaatttagcgactccactgagtgcacacatgcacaattttgtctttaattccattctatatttatgaaaatatatggTTTTTGCACTTCCTGAACAtagtccgtgatagcccagtggacatgacctctgcctccgattccggagggcgtgggtttgaatccggtccgggacatgcacttccaacttttttcagttgtgtgcattttatgaacggtattcaaacggtgaaggaaaacatcgtgaggaaacccgcacatcagagaattaagacaattctctgcgtgtgtgaagtctgctaatccgcattgggccagcatggtggagtattggcctcaccccactcattctgagaggagactcgagctcagcagtgagccgaatatgggttgttaatgatgatgatgaacatacagctcgacattgtagacgatatttaggtattatttgtaaacgttcgttgtttattatgggaataaaattaagacaattacacacatttgtccgcctcagttttgatgcgctagtgccctatctctagtataaattaTCATTAGCAATTTGAACAAAACGATGTAGTTACATACGCTTTTTTCAGGTAGGTAAAGAAGTTAACTCCTAACCCCATATATTTACGAAGTTTGACCGAAAATCGATCGGGTCGTTGATCGTTACGTTTTCACTATGAAATGATTTTCATATGAACGCGAAGCACGAAAATAACTGGCCGGGTGTCGCTTCATATGAGCGCCAGTCGAAACGCAAGCGCCGGTCGACCTACCCGCAAACCTAGAATAAAACAGAGCCATTGCAATCTAGTCTCTATTCTTGTGTTAATTAAGTGCATTATTGTGATGTAAAGAAAGGTTAACATAATGTGACAGAGTTGTGAAAGTGTTGGATTCATTCCATGTGTTCGTGAACCTGCCTTTTCACATGGGATTGATCTATTgaatattggtaaaaaaaattcagtaattAATACAATTCAATCAATTCATTATCTTAATTTACAGAAATTAAGcactaaagtaaaaaaaaattaggtacctGTCTAGAATATTCGTAATAAATAGACTATGGGAATATCTTTAATTAAACGAAAccttgatttattaattaaacattttcaattaaattcataTTGATAAAATCACAGGGTACGATCTACAATCTACAAACTACAGTTAGACTACTTAGTATTATTATTGatcatatttcaatattatttaaagaacTAGCTAGAGATATTTTTTCAGTAGATGGCTACGTACTAGTAACTAAACCTACTAGTGACTAAACCTAGACGACGTCTGCGAACTCGTCTAcgtaaaataatctttattttcaaatattttatcttttggTCCGATATGATCTAAATTGTCTCTCTCTGCATCAGTTTCTCTatctatcaatttaaaaaaaaaatcgcttcaAAACGGTCTATTGCGTTTTGAACTTCTAGAGTTTCAATTTGAATAAGCAAATAAACATTCATTTaggaataggtacctacctactatcaacttacttattaaattttttaaataaaaataaatttccccTTTTTCTTCTAGTGAAAATGCTCTACCAAAATTGGTCCTGACTACTCCTGACTgaactaattttattaaagagCTCATAATACAAAGCAGTTACTCTAGGTTacacattataatttttgttattaaaacttcaattttatttatctgtacCTATATAGATTTTAtggttaatttatataaaatacacaatCTAACATCATATACGCATAGTCAAAATTAGGTTGGTAAAAAGGTTCTTTCATGGTAATTTAAGTAAGTCTTTAAAGAATTTACTACTTATGTTAATGTTTCCAGCATTTCATTGTTCTGCATATCATATTAGAGAAACTctacctaggtacctacttattgaaAATCGTGATTTAATTTGTCGGATTTATCAAATAacaaatacctacttacctacctacttaggtCCCGAAGTCAAAGGTAACGTCTTTCAAATCTAAACGACCATTTAAAAGGATGATTAGATCCTAGttggttaaatatttatttatttaatgctgtTCTAGAATCTAGATTGATATCTTTAAGAGGAAACTAACTTGATGAAACTTATACAATAGGCACTGTATAATAATACaacttaggtaggtatacatcTTTAGaacataaattattgtaatgctTATGGATAGATGAGAATAACAAAGTCGCGAGCCCCTGctagtatatacctacctaggtaggtaggtacttatttcatccaatatcataattattggaaagtatttatatataatatgtagttaaatatacaaataaatccaAAATATCTTTTCCCACAAGTTTAATAGatcaaattattatcataatgtaTCCATAAAAGCAATGTAACGAACCGTGTaacctattaaattataagATAACCTAAAAAGAAAAGCGATCCAAACCTAGGGCATCATACATTTGAGAAGTACAACTATATGTGACGTCACTATGACGTCAGGACAGCTGTCTGGTTTTGGGGTAGACATCTCACACTGGCAATCGGCCAAGATCATTCACTGAACAATTTCTTGTGAAATTGGAACGACATTTAAATCAATTCATAAACACCAATTAAGATCCCAATCAACTAATCCTGGTTAGTTAAACGTAGCCCAAACGGTTTGTCAGGATGACTAAAATAACTTTCTATTTTCAGCCCTGAAAGGATGACTGTATTTATATGCATTAAAAGATGAACAGCGGACAAAGACGAGCCCTAACAGGCTCAATACATAAGATTAGAGAGTTTGATTTGGAAAAAGTGAGTTATAGCATACGTTTTCTATAAGATACctaatatttagttttaaatgaatCTAATAATTCAATAGTAATATGACTTACTTTCTAGGTATGCTTGGTTGAAGAATTCGATATATTACAAATAGTTGGTGAAGGATGGTTcggaaaaattcttttagtggaACACAGAGCGTCTGACACGGAAATAGTTTTGAAAGCCTTACCAAAGCCTTACGTAGCAATAAGAGATTTTTACAGAGAATTCCATTACGGCTTACATTTAAGTGCACATAAAAACATCGTCACCACATTCGACGTTGCCTTTGAGACTGCCGGTTTTTACGTCTTCTGTCAGGAATATGCTCCTTTAGGTATCTACATGTTTGAGCTTTAAGTTTTATGTTCCCAGCATGTTAATTTGACTTTTAGATGCAATCGAATCAACACGTACCAGCTTTGTGTTTATTGGAATTTCGCCAAGGCTTAAATTTATAATGCATGTTATTTTCTTTATGGATGCGgatgttttcttttgttgtgCACGAAATCACAAGGGCTTTTCTCAATATAAGggaataatataaagtaaatttaattccAGGTGACTTAACATCAAACATGCTTGACACTGGTATAGGAGAGATTCACACAAAAAGAGTGGCAAAACAGTTAGCTGCTGCTCTAGAACATTTACACCAACGAGATCTTGTCCACCGAGATGTTAAACTGGATAATATCCTTATATTCAAATCGGATTTCTCTAGGATAAAACTGTGTGACTTCGGTGAAACGAGAAAAGTTCAGTCTGTCGTGAGACGAAGAAATGAATGGTTGCCGTATTCGCCACCAGAAGTTTTGCGCTTATCGATGGACATTACATAcaagtaatattgtaatatttttgtttagtaaTAAATCGCTAGGGGCTTAAAATCTCTCCCTAAGCTCAAACTCCACTATGCCTAATGAtaactgtaattaaaataattatgtaaaaattgcTTTTGAACGTTTCTTCAAAAAGAGGTTCCCCCTGCCACATCACAAAAAATATGCTATGCTGAGACTTTTTATCGCTTATCCCTATTTAGAATTTAAGATTTGAAATTTAGGGTGAATTTAAGTGACCAattatttaaatgcaaaattatCAAATTTCAAAACCAAATTCCTAAATCCTGCACTATTTTCTATAATCTAAACAAACTGTCAGATTATGCCCGAAATATATTAGAATGAAAAATCGGAAGCCATTACTCAtacgtagtttattttttgttccagAGCGCTAATAACCCATGATATATGGCAATTTGggattgttatatttatttgccTTACTGGTTGTTTGCCGTGGCAGAAGGCAGCTTTTGACGATCCACGTTATTATAGGTATGTGGGATATAATACGTATAAGCACCTATTACATAACCTTGGATACAAGATAATCATAGCTGGTACTAGTTtagctatgtttttttttttaaacttatgtTGTTAATAGTTACGAAATATACCTATATGGTTACTTACTGGAATAATTGATCTTTGGAGCAAAAACTTAatcatttttgaaattttgtgcGTTAAGATTAAGACCACTTTCAATAAACTGGAAACctcaaaaatacaattattaagaaacttgctaattaaaaaattgttattcgTTATTCGAACTTAAAGTAGCTTTTATTGACATTAATAATAGTagtaaaaaataggtaaatcCTAGTCTAATCCAAATCTAAAAGtctattaaaataagtattagaattaaatgaaaaaattaactgCACTGAAAGTAGAATTCCtgaatttataattaatgtatgccataattattttttttaagctaCTACAACTGGTATAACAGTGCTAACCCTCTGAAAAGACAACCAAAATTATGGAAAATGGTGTCAACAAAAGCGCAAAAAATGTTCAAGAAATTTGTAGAGCCACGTATAGAAAAGAGAGCAACAAACTTTACGGAATTATCTCGTTTTTATGATGACCGTTGGATGGCCAAAGGATATCAAGATAGAGTTGGTAAGATACAACAAATTCATGTTAACCATAAAGTAAGAGTTTGCTCCGAACCAAAACCATTAATGAAAGATATCAGACACTATTTCATATTGAGGGAGCtgccacccaccccaaccaactagtggttgaagCTTGGAACGAAACCCCAGATTCCAACGTCAcgttgtagatctagacgcccaaaattgtcctttacgatcctgacgatgacactACAACCGACAATGTTTCTCAGGCAAAACAAACTTAAGCGTCTTCGCTGGTGAAGACGAGGTCTCCGGTATCGGAAGTTACACGGATGTGGGctttttaacttaaaatctCGGGGCTTTCTAAACTGCGGTCAGATTCTTAGAGGAGACGcacttagagagtcgttccacccATCTATTCTGCCTCtgtcttcgggccccatcaggcgatgatTCTACTCTAGCCCTATCAAAATCTACGCCtaaggcacttacacaatcagaaagaaAAAACAGTATTGGGTTGGTTTAGGTCCCCTCGCATGATAGTCAGACCTCTCGCACCGCCCCAACCAACCAACCCAACTATACCGCATGGTTGCTACTATCTACCCCTATTTTTAAACGGTGATTTGGCCTCTAGTGCAATGCGCTTTTCTTCTCTTGCATTTATTAAGAAACATACAGATAAAAATCGAGAATTATATTATGAtgcttttgaatttaatttcagCTGGAGGAGATATTGACGAGCTATGTCCATCAATGTACAGTTTTCATAGTGATCCTAATGAAAAGAATATACTGCTCAAACATTTTAGAGACAATGGCATTGAAACTACAGTTGATCGTCATGCCAAGAAACAAAGGATACGTGAATGGATACAAAATAGTGTTATCGAAGAAGCGGATGAAGAGGTACCatcctattttttaaattaaattaagaatttgGTCAACAACCACTTGACAATGTACTCTTCCAATTCGCTTGcatgttttcaatatttcctcAAAAAATTGCGATGCTAAAGGCCTCACTATTTTAGGTTTTTTATTGGATTTGCAATGACATCAAAACCTTATTGGCGTATTTGTTTGTCGTTCTATCGTTAGATCATGATATTCGCCGAAAATGACGATTATGGATTTCCGCAAAACTttcattctatattttatttcacataaaaaataacattggtgctttcattttatattgaaattctGTATTTTTACAGGAGGAAGCTGCCTGCGAACCCAGCGCATATGATGACAGTGATGTCGAATTGGAAGATGGATCACGACCTCATCCTATAGATGAAAGTCATACAAAAATTAGTCTGCGTTATGATACTGAAAAACATATAAATCCTAGAACAGGAGAGGTTATTGATGGTGTTAATCGACCTACCGAAAAAAACCCTCTTTCGTATGACGTTCAAAACATCGAACCTGTCGCTCCAGCAAATGTAATAAGAAGGTATGGCGTGAAAGATGAATCCACGTCACATAGCTCCACAAAAGACAGCGCTTATGGATCTATTGAAACTTCAACAAAAAATGCCAAAATCAAAACGGAGAGATATATATCACCCGTAGATAAAATTTCAAACAATTCACCAAGTCGATCATTAAGTGCGACGTCTCTTCACCAAAAGTCACCTTCAGCAAATACACTATCTACCCACGCTCAGAGATTTCAAAAAAGCGAGGAAGTATTTTCTAAAGAACTAGAAAGTACCAGAGATAGTACTTCTACACTTCATTCCACGGGTAACTCTTCTAGATCAAACAGTGTTAAGGTGACCCgaaacagctctctcgaaaACCATAATAACACCAATGATGTGCTCAAAGAATCTGATAATTCTAATAATACTCCAACACCCAATAATCCTGTTATAACACAAAATGGATTTAGTCCAGGTAAAGGCAATAAAGAAATATCAAAATCCCACCAACCTACAAAACAATATATATCTATGAAGAGTTCTGCCTACGAAAATGTCAGCACTAGAAATGAGTCaatgaaacataaaaaaatagaaaataatttacaaaatgaaaataaccaACCATTAGATAGTCCATATActtctatgttaaatatagtaCAGGGACAAATGAAAATAAGTCCACATGCAAATGAATCCAATAGAAATACTGTTAATGTATCAGTAACTCAAGTCAGTCGGAGAACAAAATCATAACTTTGCTCAAAAAATAATTCTACTTAACATTCTCGTATTTTTTCGTTAGTTATTGTTACTCCGTAATATTACGGTCTCgaaactaaataattataatatgtacttagttattatgatttttaatttatatctaaGAATATGATATGTATAAGACCTTATACAAATAAGTGAATTGTCGTtcctatttttaataaataagtatacctTTGTATTGATAAACTCTGAATCTTAATTAGGCtagactgacatagtgatctatcaacgcaatgccaaccactggacggatcgtgctgaaatttggcattcaggtagatgttatgacgtaggcatctgctaaaaaaggattttgaccaattctacccccaaggggacaAAATAGggaatgaaagtttgtatgaaactttgtcaattttgcggcgatttggctgaaattaggaatgaaaatagattttattcggGATTAACACACaagctactttcatcccggaaaaatccgtgggtcccgcgggatttgtgaaaaacttaattccacacggacgaagacgcgggcgcccgctagcaGGTATACTTATACTTCGTCATCACCATAGACTTACAGACTTCCACAGTTGGATTGGACTAAGGCTTTATGTAAGAAGTTTCAATTTCCACGATCTATCGGTCATGTCAGACACACACATTTAATGCATACTcatagtaattataataatatgctaaaattgtaccaattattattaatataaatgtcgtaataaaactgtaattaaGTATgaggtatttaatattataagacaAGACACCTTAATTAAAACAGGTTTAATtagtacaataaataatacttacatatgtatcaattataataatgtgcACATAATTATGCTGTTTTATTTTCCCAAACTTTCGAAACATCTTGCAATAGGCTGCTACAATATTTTAGGTATCAACAGTAACGTAAGGGCGAGCCGCGAGGCCGGCATCATTCCGCGCGCATCTTCCAAATCGCTATATAATTTGCATCCGGATTTACCTTAAGATTTTTGATTTCCTTGAGAATGTCGAAACTCGAAATACTTAGAGGTTTTTTGTGGCATATGTGGCCATAGTTTTGTTACGctaatttaattgatttttttcacagcttcaaagCACCGTAGTAATCATTCTAATCAACTCAAAAATCCTCACACTAGAGTTTTgctggctaatgaaagtagagtcTGAAATCGCCcgctaaatgaaaaaaaatcgcagtaaattctgaaaattatagttcaaatattggaataactgagtttaatacttattttcaggtaatgtattcacaaacaaaaaataatttaaacaaattatgaaaatgcatgttttttaatttgtttatatatttttttaaatctggcGGGCGATT
The DNA window shown above is from Bicyclus anynana chromosome 15, ilBicAnyn1.1, whole genome shotgun sequence and carries:
- the LOC112051610 gene encoding sperm motility kinase, with amino-acid sequence MNSGQRRALTGSIHKIREFDLEKVCLVEEFDILQIVGEGWFGKILLVEHRASDTEIVLKALPKPYVAIRDFYREFHYGLHLSAHKNIVTTFDVAFETAGFYVFCQEYAPLGDLTSNMLDTGIGEIHTKRVAKQLAAALEHLHQRDLVHRDVKLDNILIFKSDFSRIKLCDFGETRKVQSVVRRRNEWLPYSPPEVLRLSMDITYKALITHDIWQFGIVIFICLTGCLPWQKAAFDDPRYYSYYNWYNSANPLKRQPKLWKMVSTKAQKMFKKFVEPRIEKRATNFTELSRFYDDRWMAKGYQDRVAGGDIDELCPSMYSFHSDPNEKNILLKHFRDNGIETTVDRHAKKQRIREWIQNSVIEEADEEEEAACEPSAYDDSDVELEDGSRPHPIDESHTKISLRYDTEKHINPRTGEVIDGVNRPTEKNPLSYDVQNIEPVAPANVIRRYGVKDESTSHSSTKDSAYGSIETSTKNAKIKTERYISPVDKISNNSPSRSLSATSLHQKSPSANTLSTHAQRFQKSEEVFSKELESTRDSTSTLHSTGNSSRSNSVKVTRNSSLENHNNTNDVLKESDNSNNTPTPNNPVITQNGFSPGKGNKEISKSHQPTKQYISMKSSAYENVSTRNESMKHKKIENNLQNENNQPLDSPYTSMLNIVQGQMKISPHANESNRNTVNVSVTQVSRRTKS